CCTCAAGCACCTCCACCAGTACCATGGTTACTTAACCGTCGAACTATTGGTTATACTCTTGAAGACCTACAGAAGTACGATGGTGTTGTTACGTTTTTGgatgaaaatatgaaactcCAACAATGCATAGCTGATctaaaaaaggaacgaaataaaatgagagaTATCATATCAAGCACAGAAACTTCAGTCAAGTCTTCGTATGATTGCGGTTCATGtcaaattgttaaaaaagatgGAAACGAATATCAATGTcatgagtaaataaaaatacaagtttacaatattaaaatatgtaaaataaaaaaattaaaatagatgatttataaataaaaacaaaaatttattgacTCAATGTGTTTGGTAGCAGGAAGCAaattagaaacaaatatttatatacaatatttcattgaaaaacaTATCTACAAGAcagctttctttttataagacTTATTATAGCATTATATAGAGAATAATAcatcaaaatatattagaatagGACTCATATGTAGGATTGTACATCGTTGCTCGTGACAGAAGCAAAAGCTACacaatttcttaaaataattattatttctgtgCTGCAATTGTTCTTTTAGCTATCATATTGTGGCACTCTGTAAGTGAAGTTATTACTTGTGACAATATTAATTCCGGCACCATAATATGGCATAATATAATGTGAACCATCCGCTGGTCCAACAATCTGTGTTGCTATTAGTATTACATCTGCGAATTGACCCAGGAAGAGAAAACCCAAAGTACTTAATTTCAACAATCCAAGTGCTGGATATCCAAGATAAAATCGATCTGCACCAAACATACCCAAAAATATAGACAACAGTAAAGTTGTCTCAAAGGAATATCCATTACTGTAAATGATTATAAGAGAATGTTTGATAAAATACATCAATACATTCGATTAAAacaatcataatatatatatatatatacacgcacacacatacatatacacatacacatatacatacgtccATTTACAAGGTATATCctttttaaaagtattattcCTCGTTTCTGTACAAATAAGGCCATCAGCAGCTAGACACAACACTGAAAACCAAAGTtcaaatatattgtttatgaatattaatgaataatttaaaaaacatcaagtttttataattcttatcGTAGTATTCTTCTTCACacaaatctataaaatatacggTAATAAAGAACATTTTAGGAAAAAATCTATAAAGATGAAATATTTAGCAAAGGTTAATACTGTAATTGATATGAGAGacaaatataagtaatatacatattataaacagATGTATAAATATGTCAATTCACCCCtggctttattttctttcgtacacCCTTTAGGTTGTTGAGTTTTTTGATCTATGAAATCATAATCGGGATGAGGGCAGATGTATTGTCCCATTCGTAAATTATTACAGTCAATTTCATATGTGTAATCGGCAGCATtgctatataaaattaataaagaaagtaaaaaaaacaCGCTAAAAAGTTGTGCTGGATAACACATAACGTTTCATTTTACACTAATACTATAAATGCAACAGCGTTACTTGATTGACTTCTAGTTCACGATTAAAGTAATGTCTACATTTTTGTTGTATTTTGAACACAATGCAAGAGGACATGAGCGCGCTGCtgtcgttttcattttttgaatACTTAAAGCAGGCTGGCAATATCATGTGTTAGTTAAAGGCTTCGTGTCCATCATAAAAGTTTTTCGTTAAAGAAGTAAGTTCAAGTTTTAAACTACGCTAACTAATTGTGTTTATCTAACTTTAGATGGCGTCATAATCGAGAGTAAAAGTAAGTTGGACAAGAAATCAGATAACAACCAATTAAAGTGTTCCGGAATGTACAAGTCAAGTTAGGCTAAAGAAAGTTTTATTGAatacttttccttctttctacgTGTTATGTATCTTAAGCCATTTTAACCAAGGTCGGTTAACTTAAGCTGTTCATTACCTTTCGGTCGAAACATGTGTGACAGgtatggacaaaatatgaattataaatataacctGTCTACCTGCTGATAACTACCCACAAAGGGTACCATTTTTTCTCGTAatattaccttttttttctttttgtgttaTTTAAGttaacatttctatttatttattatgcagtagtaaaatatatggtttcagagaaaatatttggtcatatttgttttttctcgtaatattatctttttctcttttacgtacTTTATCTTAAACGCTTTACGCAGATTAACC
The nucleotide sequence above comes from Vespula vulgaris chromosome 16, iyVesVulg1.1, whole genome shotgun sequence. Encoded proteins:
- the LOC127069792 gene encoding TM2 domain-containing protein CG10795 isoform X2 produces the protein MCYPAQLFSVFFLLSLLILYSNAADYTYEIDCNNLRMGQYICPHPDYDFIDQKTQQPKGCTKENKARVLCLAADGLICTETRNNTFKKDIPCKWTNGYSFETTLLLSIFLGMFGADRFYLGYPALGLLKLSTLGFLFLGQFADVILIATQIVGPADGSHYIMPYYGAGINIVTSNNFTYRVPQYDS
- the LOC127069792 gene encoding TM2 domain-containing protein CG10795 isoform X1, which encodes MCYPAQLFSVFFLLSLLILYSNAADYTYEIDCNNLRMGQYICPHPDYDFIDQKTQQPKGCTKENKARVLCLAADGLICTETRNNTFKKDIPCKWTYVYVNGYSFETTLLLSIFLGMFGADRFYLGYPALGLLKLSTLGFLFLGQFADVILIATQIVGPADGSHYIMPYYGAGINIVTSNNFTYRVPQYDS
- the LOC127069792 gene encoding TM2 domain-containing protein CG10795 isoform X3, encoding MGQYICPHPDYDFIDQKTQQPKGCTKENKARVLCLAADGLICTETRNNTFKKDIPCKWTYVYVNGYSFETTLLLSIFLGMFGADRFYLGYPALGLLKLSTLGFLFLGQFADVILIATQIVGPADGSHYIMPYYGAGINIVTSNNFTYRVPQYDS